The genome window TTATTTACAGCCAACAATTCAAGACCATTCAAAGCCATATGGCCTTTATAAGAATTTTTAAAGACTTTTCTGATCAACTGAGCAATTAATAGATTAATAGGATTTCTTAAATGTCATTTTGAATGGAGTCCTCACTTCAAGTACcactgttaaatacattttagtaagtTCAAAAAGCTCACTGGTATGACTTTATGTGTCGTACTTGCACCACTTGAAAAAGCTGTATCTAGAACTCTGGCATGTTCACTAAGTATTTTATAATCAGCTTTTAAAGCATGAACTCTGAACACAAGTGGCACCGCTATCTTAAATGTTGAATAAAACTCTATCTTAAACAAGGAGAATATAAATAATGAAGTAAGCTTAGCTTGTCCTCTTTTCTAAAGGGTAGGGACCATGAGAGAAGAATCTGATAGATCTTTGCTCATTATTTTCAACCCATCTCTCTAGAGAGACATattttgttctttctctctccctctcttccctCTCACCACCCATTGTCATAAAGAATGAACATGTAAATCTTTTCTTTTGctttatactgtatttattttttcagtttgcaAAGCACCCCTATAGAACATGGTGCCCCTTATAAATTACTGTTTAAATCTGTTCTAGTCTAGAATATATCACAGAAAAtgtcaacatagtctcatgacaactcgtaatattttgtacaagatggcaaaatcgtaataTATTGCACATCCTGGTTTGTGCAAAAAGGTACAAAAATTATTCCCATATAGACCaaccaataaaataaacaatttaaaatcgATACAAAACAGGCATAAGATTTTAGCTAGCTGCCTATTCAATCTTCAACaagttcaatgtgttgtgcattgtgCTGTCAAGGTGCTGTTCtggtcactacaattgtacagtgtggttatccgatttaccatagcctttctgccAGCTAGAACCAGTAtggtcattctccgttgacctttctcatcaacaaggcatttccgtctgcataactgccactcactggatgttttttgtttttggcatcgttctgagtaaactttaggGACTGTTGTACTCAGGaaataagcagttacagaaatactaaaaccagcccgtctggcaccaacaatcattccacggtcgaaatcactgagatcacatttctcccctattctgatggttgatgtgaacattaactgaagctcctggcatgtatctgcatggttttatgcattgtactgcttccatatgattggctgattagatagtcgcgagtgttcctaataaagtgctcagtgagagcattttaagaaaggaaacgtgTGAACAAATCTggtttatgcaatacaaatgaatgaTGTCAGTAACCTGTAATACACTTCCCTCCTCTTGTTTCAAGCACTGacattttctttattctgtggtccacaaaaattattttcaagtcagTACATTTTTAGGTTagtgtttgggtaaggggttagaatTTATGGTTACATTTAGCTTTGCGTTAGGGGTTAAACTAAGGAAAAATAACTTCATACATTGGTTCATTTATTGTTGGTTCATATGGATGTAAAATTAATGTGTTTGAGTATGAGCTAACTTGTGTGATTTCTTCCAATTTTGCCATCTTGTCctattattacaacttgtcatgTGACGAGTTGGGAAATGTAGTATAAGCCATCTGTTCCCAAGGACACAATCACAGGTCACAGTGCctgcaaaataatttatattcCACAAAGTAAtggcttttttatgttttcatttataaagactAATTTCAGGGTTTCCATTATAGTTTAAAGACTTAcaatactttttctttttcttgtgtaAAAGAAAACACATTATGGCTCATGCTGCTAgaacatcataaaaaaaaaaaattctggctgTGCTATTAATAGCAGGTTACAGTGCACTCTAAAGTACTACATACTTTTCAAATTACTACTACAGATTGTGTACTGCACCGTTAACCCTGAATCTTTGTGTTTCTCAGGTACATTTACTGTGATGAAATTGACTTAAGTGCCGACACTGTGCTGGCAACATTATACGCAGCCAAGAAGTACATAGTACCGCACCTGGCTCGGGCCTGTGTCAACTTCTTGGAAACGAGTCTGAGTGCCAAGAACGCATGCATTCTTCTATCTCAGAGCTGTCTGTTTGAAGAGCCAGACCTAAAACAACGCTGTTGGGAAGTCATTGACGCTCAGGCTGAGCTGGCTCTTAAATCCGAGGGCTTTTGTGACATTGATGCTCAGACCTTGGAAAGCATACTCAGGCGGGAGACCCTAAACGCCAAGGAGATTGTAGTGTTTGAAGCGGCACTGAGCTGGGCGGAGGCTGAATGTCAGCGTAGAGAGATGAACACAACATTTGACAACAAACGCAAAGTACTGGGCCAGGCCATCTACCTGATCCGAATCCCCACCATGGATCTTGATGATTTCGCTAATGGTGCGGCACAGTCAGGAGTGTTGACGCTGAATGAAACCAATGACATTTTCTTATGGTACACAGCAGCCAAGAAACCCGAGCTGCAGTTCGCCAGTCAACCTCGAAAGGGTCTGACACCGCAGAAGTGTCACCGATTCCAGTCTTGCGCCTACCGCAGCAACCAGTGGCGTTACCGTGGACGCTGTGACAGTATTCAGTTTGCAGTCGATAAGCGAGTGTTTATCGCTGGTTTCGGGCTCTACGGCTCGAGCTGCGGATCTGCAGAGTACACCACCAAGATTGAGCTGAAACGGCAGGGAGTTGTGCTGGGAACCAACCTCAGTAAGTACTTTTCAGATGGTTCCAGCAACACCTTCCCTGTTTGGTTCGAGTATCCGGTTCAGATTGAGCCTGACACTTTCTACACGGCCAGTGTGGTTCTCGATGGTA of Xyrauchen texanus isolate HMW12.3.18 chromosome 20, RBS_HiC_50CHRs, whole genome shotgun sequence contains these proteins:
- the LOC127660919 gene encoding BTB/POZ domain-containing protein 3-like, with amino-acid sequence MVDAKGRNMKCLTFLLMLPESVKGKSSKGSKKGSPSSSSKLPPVCYEIITLKTKKKKQMAAEIFPTKKPASATTMQQYHQQNLNNNNTIQCCNWQGLYSTIRERNSVMFNNELMADVHFVVGQSGGTQKLPGHKYVLAVGSSVFHAMFYGELAEDKDEICIPDVDPPAFLAMLKYIYCDEIDLSADTVLATLYAAKKYIVPHLARACVNFLETSLSAKNACILLSQSCLFEEPDLKQRCWEVIDAQAELALKSEGFCDIDAQTLESILRRETLNAKEIVVFEAALSWAEAECQRREMNTTFDNKRKVLGQAIYLIRIPTMDLDDFANGAAQSGVLTLNETNDIFLWYTAAKKPELQFASQPRKGLTPQKCHRFQSCAYRSNQWRYRGRCDSIQFAVDKRVFIAGFGLYGSSCGSAEYTTKIELKRQGVVLGTNLSKYFSDGSSNTFPVWFEYPVQIEPDTFYTASVVLDGNELSYFGQEGMTEVQCGKVTFQFQCSSDSTNGTGVQGGQIPELIFYV